A DNA window from Rhizobium jaguaris contains the following coding sequences:
- a CDS encoding RbsD/FucU family protein, with protein MLKGISPLLNADVLHALKSMGHGDMLAIVDTNFPADAIARQTTLGHLLRIDNVSAAEAVAAVLSLMPLDTFIADAAARMEVVGAADVVPQVQGEVQAAIDSAEGKHWPLTAVERFAFYERAKTAYCVIQTGERRFYGCFTLTKGVIPPEN; from the coding sequence ATGCTGAAGGGAATTTCGCCGCTACTGAATGCGGACGTGCTGCATGCGTTGAAATCGATGGGGCATGGCGACATGCTGGCGATCGTCGATACGAATTTTCCGGCCGACGCAATTGCACGCCAGACCACGCTGGGCCACCTTCTGCGAATCGACAACGTATCGGCGGCCGAAGCTGTTGCGGCGGTGCTGTCGCTGATGCCGCTCGATACGTTTATCGCCGATGCGGCGGCGCGTATGGAGGTGGTCGGTGCGGCGGACGTAGTGCCCCAGGTTCAGGGGGAAGTGCAGGCGGCGATCGATAGCGCCGAAGGCAAACATTGGCCTTTGACGGCCGTCGAGCGTTTCGCTTTCTATGAGCGGGCAAAAACCGCCTATTGCGTGATCCAAACCGGGGAACGCCGCTTCTATGGTTGTTTTACCTTGACCAAGGGCGTCATCCCGCCAGAAAACTGA
- a CDS encoding response regulator has product MRILLVEDDETIGGAVRDHIAATPHAIDWVKNLADATEVTSAVHYGLILLDLQLPDGIGIDFLRKLRRKPDETPVIILTARDQISDRIDGLNSGADDYLVKPFNLDELSARIMAVARRYSGSPQPTIRFADLEIDLPQRRISLSGKDVVLTGREWAVLDLLVARPGAIVSKDQIEEALYAFGSEIESNTVEVYVSRLRKKIGRDRIRTARGVGYCLGER; this is encoded by the coding sequence GTGAGGATTCTTCTGGTCGAAGACGATGAGACGATCGGCGGCGCAGTTCGCGACCATATCGCTGCGACCCCGCATGCCATCGACTGGGTAAAAAACCTGGCCGATGCGACCGAGGTCACCAGTGCCGTGCATTACGGCCTTATCCTGCTTGACCTGCAGCTTCCCGACGGCATCGGCATCGACTTCCTCAGGAAACTGCGCCGCAAGCCTGACGAGACGCCCGTCATCATCCTGACCGCCCGCGACCAGATTTCCGACCGGATCGACGGGTTGAACAGCGGCGCCGACGATTATCTCGTCAAGCCTTTCAATCTTGACGAACTCTCCGCCCGGATCATGGCAGTGGCTCGCCGCTATAGCGGTAGTCCGCAACCGACGATCCGCTTTGCCGATCTCGAAATCGACCTGCCGCAACGGCGCATTTCGCTCTCCGGCAAGGATGTCGTGCTGACCGGGCGGGAATGGGCGGTTCTCGATCTATTGGTCGCGCGACCAGGCGCCATCGTCTCAAAGGACCAGATCGAAGAGGCGCTTTATGCCTTCGGCTCGGAAATCGAAAGCAACACCGTGGAAGTCTATGTCAGCCGTCTGCGCAAGAAGATCGGCAGGGACCGCATCCGCACGGCCCGCGGCGTCGGCTATTGCCTGGGTGAGAGATGA
- a CDS encoding ATP-binding protein, producing MTQRRGLKRTSITRRLIAALTGTVVLFWLIAVGIGVYVVNKELSETFDGALQETAQRLIPLVVDDLADRDPAADPQTLENMERGLNREYLTYQVLDATGKLLLHSHDAPTTPYDVPLQIGFHNTAKYRIYTESSPNGSLFLHVADAFKNRREAARESGVALLWPLLALIPGSILAIWFIVGRSLRPIDRLRSEIATKDGGNMAPLESDTLPHELRPIARSVNLLLGRLRSALEAEREFTANSAHELRTPIAGALAQTQRLIAELPKGALVERAGRIETSLSNLGRLAEKLLQLSRAQAGIGAGDKPADLIAIIETIIGDYDRDTGTAGRILLENEADEKLIRNVDIDGFAIVMRNLIENALIHGPADDEVTVKIDNGIVRVLNGGNLLSQEELAGLKKRFWRGKTKASGSGLGLAIAERIVAQIGGRLDLLSPATGQMDGFEARIVLPKI from the coding sequence ATGACCCAACGCAGGGGCCTCAAACGCACCAGCATCACCCGCCGCCTGATCGCGGCACTCACCGGCACGGTTGTCCTGTTCTGGCTGATCGCCGTCGGGATCGGCGTCTATGTGGTCAACAAGGAACTCTCCGAGACCTTCGACGGCGCATTGCAGGAAACCGCCCAGCGGCTGATCCCGCTGGTGGTCGACGATCTCGCCGATCGTGATCCCGCCGCCGATCCGCAAACTCTCGAAAACATGGAGAGGGGACTCAATCGGGAATATCTGACTTACCAAGTGCTCGACGCGACCGGCAAGCTGCTCCTGCATTCCCATGATGCGCCGACGACGCCCTACGACGTGCCGCTGCAGATCGGATTCCACAACACGGCGAAATACCGAATCTATACCGAATCCTCACCGAACGGCTCGCTCTTCCTGCATGTCGCCGATGCCTTCAAGAACCGCCGGGAAGCAGCGCGCGAGAGCGGCGTAGCCCTGCTCTGGCCGCTGCTCGCACTGATCCCGGGCAGCATTCTCGCCATTTGGTTCATCGTCGGCCGCTCTCTTCGGCCGATCGACCGGTTGCGATCGGAAATCGCCACTAAGGACGGCGGTAACATGGCGCCGTTGGAGAGCGACACTCTGCCACATGAGCTGCGGCCGATCGCCCGTTCCGTCAATCTGCTGCTCGGCCGCCTGCGCTCCGCCCTTGAAGCCGAGCGGGAATTCACCGCCAACAGCGCCCATGAGCTACGCACGCCGATCGCAGGCGCGCTCGCGCAGACGCAGCGCCTGATCGCCGAGCTGCCGAAAGGGGCGCTTGTCGAACGCGCTGGACGGATCGAGACCTCGCTTTCCAATCTCGGCCGGCTGGCGGAGAAATTGCTGCAGCTTTCCCGCGCCCAGGCCGGCATCGGCGCGGGCGACAAGCCCGCCGATCTGATCGCCATCATCGAAACCATCATCGGCGACTACGATCGCGACACGGGCACGGCCGGCCGCATTCTCCTGGAAAACGAGGCGGACGAAAAGCTGATCCGCAACGTCGACATCGACGGCTTCGCCATCGTCATGCGCAACTTGATCGAAAACGCCCTGATCCACGGCCCAGCCGACGACGAGGTGACCGTCAAAATCGATAACGGCATCGTTCGAGTTCTGAACGGTGGCAATCTGCTGTCACAGGAAGAACTGGCCGGTTTGAAAAAGCGTTTCTGGCGCGGAAAGACCAAAGCTTCCGGCTCCGGCCTCGGCCTTGCCATCGCCGAGCGCATTGTCGCACAGATCGGCGGCCGGCTCGATCTGCTGTCGCCCGCCACCGGTCAGATGGACGGTTTTGAAGCCAGGATCGTTCTCCCGAAGATCTGA
- a CDS encoding ROK family protein, whose translation MIVSFDIGGTAIKGGIAHSMTDITPLARRPTPKHDFGEFVAALRAVIAETGEKPDCISFSIAGVVDPDTQALTCANIPCIHGRRLAAELEAELGYPVLIANDADCFAMAEAMSGAGRGHRIVFGAILGTGVGGGLVADSRLVNAAGGFAGEWGHGPIIASFAGNPPAAIPAYPCGCGQKGCVDTVGGARGVERLHKTLHGLEFSSEEIIRQWLDGDAKAERTIDVLVDLVASPLALTVNITGATIVPVGGGLSNVEPLLARLDAAVRARILRKFDRPLVVRSECRVEPGLIGAAVLGLKFVDEQSHAA comes from the coding sequence ATGATCGTTTCCTTCGACATCGGGGGCACCGCCATCAAAGGCGGTATCGCCCACTCCATGACAGACATCACGCCGCTCGCCCGACGCCCGACGCCGAAGCATGATTTTGGCGAATTCGTCGCGGCTTTGCGCGCTGTTATCGCCGAGACCGGAGAGAAGCCGGATTGCATTTCCTTTTCCATCGCTGGCGTCGTCGACCCTGACACGCAGGCACTGACCTGCGCCAACATTCCCTGCATCCATGGCCGGCGCCTTGCTGCCGAGCTGGAAGCGGAACTCGGCTATCCCGTCCTGATCGCCAACGATGCCGATTGCTTCGCGATGGCGGAGGCGATGTCCGGCGCCGGACGCGGGCACCGCATCGTCTTCGGCGCCATTCTCGGCACCGGCGTCGGTGGCGGCCTCGTGGCGGATAGCCGCCTCGTCAATGCCGCCGGCGGCTTTGCCGGCGAGTGGGGCCACGGCCCGATCATCGCATCTTTTGCCGGCAATCCGCCGGCCGCCATCCCTGCCTATCCCTGCGGATGCGGCCAAAAAGGTTGCGTCGATACGGTCGGCGGCGCCCGGGGCGTCGAACGCCTGCACAAGACCCTGCATGGACTGGAATTTTCCAGCGAGGAAATCATCCGCCAATGGCTTGATGGCGATGCCAAGGCCGAGCGGACGATCGATGTGCTGGTCGATCTCGTCGCCTCGCCACTCGCGCTGACCGTCAATATCACCGGCGCGACGATCGTCCCTGTCGGCGGCGGCCTTTCCAATGTCGAACCCTTGCTGGCTCGGCTGGACGCGGCCGTGCGCGCGCGTATCCTTCGCAAGTTCGACCGTCCGCTAGTCGTCCGGAGCGAATGCCGGGTCGAGCCCGGTCTTATCGGCGCGGCAGTGTTGGGGCTGAAATTTGTTGACGAGCAAA